Part of the Nicotiana sylvestris chromosome 2, ASM39365v2, whole genome shotgun sequence genome, GTGCTTAACTCCGCCCCCAAGGTGACGACCCTGGCCTCACTTTGTTCAAGATCAACTATTAAGGACGCTACCTGCGCCCGGAGGTCTGTATTCTCGGCCATCACCCCTTTGCTCACTTCGAGCTCATCCTCCTTAGACCTTAGCGTCTCTTCCAACATGCTGCATTGGCCGATGGCCCTCATAATCTCCTCATatttctccttcaactcctcaTCCTTTTTCTTGATCTTATCATGTAATGCTTGGAATTGGCCATCCTCACCAACAATTTTGACCATCATCCGATGATTGGAGCGATACTCTCTATACTTAGATTCCATCCTCTTGTATAGAGTCATCCTCTCCTCCTCTCACTGGTCATTCTCAATCTCCAATATGAGAGTCTGACACGCAAAGAAAAGCAAGTCACCAAGAGTAAACAACACATATGAAATGGATAAACATAAGTGGAAAGAAGCAAAAACTTACTCGCAAAGCCATGCCCGATATTCCCAAAGACAGGTCTGCATCGCTTAGCATTTGCAACGTCCTATTTTCAACCTCCGCACACAAAGGATCAAAGGACAGTGCCGCCCGTTTCGAGTTGACCAAAATGTTATAGCTCATGGGAATGACTATGTTCCGATTAGGACCCTCCGTCCTTATCTCCATGCGAGTATCCCTCTTCTCGAAGGCACGTACCTCCTTAGGGTCAATGTCTGAGCCAGAGTCATCATCCTCCACAGGAACGACTCTTTCTCTCCCAATCACTGATAATCAGCCAACTTCAACAACCCATGTAGGCTCTCCTATACCACGGACCCCATCAACCTCAGATGGTCTCTTCTCCATAACGGCACCCGCCGCAGGAACAACCTCGACATCTAGTGAAGGCACCGATTCTGCTTCCAAAGCAATGAACCTTTCTGGATCAACGTCAGTAACAATAGCCTTCCCAGTCTCCACCCTTCATCTCTTCCTCAGTGATGCCTCATCCTCGTCATGAGATGACTCGTTGACTAGGTGCAAGATAGGCTAAGAAGAGATCTCATCCGGCACAATAACAGTTCGAGGAGTAGAGTCCCTCACCGCGGAGCTTGAGTTGACCTCGTGCAGAATCAACAAGAGTGAATTACATCCCGTCCGAGGCAACCGCCTGGAAAAATACAAGTACCGGAGCCTTCGCCTTTTTGGAAGTTTGCCAACCTAGCACCAAATGAAAATCACATCAAAGGACAATAGTGAATGGTACTAAGTCGAAAGGTAAAAATAACACTCACCAGACGAGGGCTTGGGTCCAAAGTGCCTGTGGAAGGATGCCTAGTCGGGGACTCCCATAATATTAGGTAACACGCGAGCTACCCAATCTTCAATATCAAAGATGAGAGAAGGTGGACGCTTCTCAGCTGAAAACAGAAAAGTCGTAAGTGGGTcgagaacaaagaaaaaaaagagaatagaaaagagaagaaataatgAGCAGCATATGGCAAGCGACCATAGGCCCTTACAATTATAGTTCCATTGCTCAGGGAACTCGGTCGGATTCGCCACTAGGTGCTCagtcctgatgaagaagtatttaTGCCAGAACCGCCAATTCACCTTATCATGCATCCTGGCCACCAATCTTTTGGTCCCCCCGATACAGTAGATGTATCAATGTGCCTCTATAAAAATTGGGTGAGAAGAGATGCAGCAGATGGAGGATAGTGACCTTGCAGCCGTCCAACTCTACGTACTTCGCCAGCATGAGAAAAACCTTATATAAATAGGGGAGCGCTGCGCCGGGTAGACATTGTAAACATGAAAGAACTCCTCCGCTAATTGTGGGAGAGGAAAGAAATAACCGACCAGGAATGGATAGACGTAGAAAGTGCAATATCCGTGCCGGTGAACTTGCACTATGGCGCCTCCCGCCAGAAAAATTTAGATGTGAGAAGGAATACCAAATTTGGACCGGAGGGCGGCTATTTGACTCGCTCTCATTTTAGAGAGCACCTGAGTGGGAGCGGGGGCAGGTTCCTTTAGAAAGTTGTTTCTGACCGAAAGGTTCTTAGGAATTACCTCTTCCACAAGCTTTTATCCTCCTTTACAATGGGTTCCTTACCGCCGGGAGGAATGGCTACCAATAAAGGGGTGGCACTGGATACTCCGTCATAAGTATGAGGAGAATTTGACATCCTTTTGTTATAAAGTGTACAATGAAGCCAGAGAAAGAAAGTATCGACTAAAAAATAATCGGGAACTGAAACTGAAGGAGCTATAGGAAATCGGAAATTGAGATCGGAGAGGATGCCTAAAGAAGAACGAAATGCATACAGAGTAGGAGGTGCTAAAAGTTTCGGTAATGGAGCCCctctcctctatttatagggttAGGTAGCACCTGAATCGAGGCAAAAAGCCATCAATGGCACCAAAATCGAAGAGACAAAAGCATAGGAAATGACACACTTCATTGGGAAGATgcataatgatgacgcacgtgtCCATGACGTTACCCTATGTCAGTCACGCCAACCACAGACCTGCTGACGACCGTCGCCAGTTCAACTTCGGCCAATTCGATTCAGTCATCACAACTAAATTTCCTCTGACCGATTGCAGATAGAATCTGCTCTTCAAGGATGTCCAAGAGCACGACACCAAAAAATAGAGGGATTAACGGTATTGGTCAAAATTTGGACTGAACTTAATGACTGCAAATGGACGCGACATGGTCGAGGTCGAAGCCAATCACGGCTCAATGGAGAGGAGTCACCTAAAGAATGGCTAGTGCCTAGGTTGAATAAAGAACGTATGGAAGCAACGGTTAGAATATGATTTAGAAACGAGAGAAGGAGTATTCCATTGGATATTCCTTCaattgtactttttagggtttcttaGGAATATCccctataaataggaagagataaagAACAAAAAGGGATCTTCACTTTTGTAATAAGAACATATTGTAAAGGGTTGACTACAAAGAATATACAAATCTTGTCTTGTCCACTGATTCCATTACTCAATATACATCTTtattcacaagatccaaggattTCTTGTCCACCTTCATTTTATATTATCCCACGTTGTTGTCAGGAAGGAGAATCGTCCAAGTCATCTAAACATTTGGGTGATAAattctttcttattacatttatTGCCATTATCTACATTTATTGTATCCATTCATTTCCACATTCATTGACTATCATTGAGCATTCGTAGTTGGCATTCAATATTATCGGACACGAATCTACATCATTAATAACTTTTAACTTCAGATCTAGTAGttattatatttaactaggaTTCACCCTCTATTTTCTCATTAATCCGTTTACAAAAAAGTTTAATACTTTTTCGGTAAAACAAAATCTTCATGCAAAATCCTACAAACAACCTATGAATACTCCTGGATCTCCATTTTTGACTTTAGAATTAGCAGATAAATTTGTCAAGTGCAGCTCAAGGCATTCACATTCAAACAAACTGGAATTCAATTTATTGCAGCGTAATCACAGGTAGAACAAGTAGCATTCATCACCAAGTatcaaatcattattaattataCATGCTGAATCATAAGGTATAAGTCAGAAGAAGTTGTAGGCTAGATAATACTAAAATCAAGGGTCATTTCTAATTCATAACGCAGAAATCAAGTTCAATAGGAGTCGTTCATCacatttaaaataattttaactaaTTGATCATATAAATCAAACAGGAATACAAAATTCTGCTTGTGTACCTAATTTCCAGACGAGAGACGATTCAACAggacaaataaaggaaaaataagaagAGATGAAGCTCAGCTATGCAAAACAACAAATTCAGCAACTAAATAGCAACTCCACAGCTCAATTATCACGTAAAATTccagaaatatgaagtagaagaGTAGAAGTTCCAACCAGCTTTGAAAATTTCTCTtgtctttgtttttttttaattgttttcaaGCCTCTTTGTTTCCAGATCTAAGATTCAATCTTTTTGAATCCAATAATTTGTTTCAGCTATTTTTGAAGGTGAAATATACGTGTTAGTGAAGAAAGAGTGAGTGAGAGTGAATAGAGATGAGTCTGAGACAGTTTTGGGGGTAGGGGTGTTTCAGATAGTTATATTGGATGGGGGTGGTTAGTTCCCGTTTGTTGGACCAAAGAGGATGAATAGTGGATATTAGACCTAGTCTAAATGGTGTGGTTTGGATGGGTGTGAGGGTGGTGGCACTTAAACTAGGCCCAAAAGGGTTGGCCAAGTACGATTTCAGGTATGTTCCTTTCTTTTTCAACTTTAACCACCTAAATTTACACTCTAATTTGAAActaaattttgcatttaatctaATTATCCATTTTATCAAATAATTGACCAACTGATTAACTAATCctccaatttttttaaaaaagaaactaactaattaaacctaaactGCAAAATGCAAAGTaactaatatatatttttttgattttgtattttagtagtgcaattaacatgtatttaagatataaaaatacaaagagaaacagataagatatttttatcatttttataatttgAAATGCTATTAAATATGCTAAAAATGGACCTAAATGACAaacaaataaaatcaaaaaaagagaaaattccTAATATTTTACAAAATCAATTAAAACTATTTTTGACTATTTAGGGGCAATTTACACGTTGggaaaaaattacgtgctcacagagGGGATTAAGGTGGATTAGAAGAAGATtaaggtagttcagagttggcccatgGCTTCTACGGCTATTGAGATCCGTAGTTTTGTAGGCTTGGCTAAGTATTATTGCCATTTCGTGGGGGGATTTAAATTGATCACAgctcctttgactagattgacttAGAAGGGAGTCTCGTTTAGGTGGTCtggcgagtgtgaggagagctttcagaagctcaagtctGCCTTGAGTGCAGTTCCAGTTCTGGTTTTGCCTTCAGCATTGGGTTCTTATACAGTCTAATGTGGTACTTCACGGATTGGCATTAGGTGCGTGTTGATACCAAAGGGTAGAGTAATTGTTTATACTTCATGTCGGTTGAAGCCCCATGATAAGAACTACCTAGTAAATGTTTTGGagctggcagccattgttcacgcactgaagatttggaggcactatctctgcggcatgtcttgtgaggtgttcacggatcataggAGTCTACAATACTAATTCAAGAAAAGGGATCTGATTTTGAGGTAACGAAGGTGGTTAGATCTACTAAAGGACTATAATATCACCATTTTTTATCATCTCCAgatggccaatgtggtggccgttTGTTTGAGTACGAAGGCTGagagcatgggtagtcttgcctttattctagttggggagagaccgtTAGCTTTGGATGTCTAGGATTTGGCTAACGAATTTGTGAGTttggatgtttcggagcctagccGGGTTCTTTCTTGCGTGGTTTCACGATCTTCTTTGTTTGTGCACATCAAGGCACGTTAGTCTGATGATCCTCACTTGGTTGTTCTTAAGGTCAAGGTGCAGTACGGTGATGCCAAGGAGGTGACCATTgatgatgatagggtgttgaagATGTTGGGTCGGATCTGTGTTCCGAATGTGGATGGTTTGCATGAGTTAATTCttgaagaggcccatagttcgcggtattccattcatctgggcgCCATGAAGATGTACCATGATTTGAAACAATACTACTGATGGAGAAGGATGAACAAAGATATTGTggagtatgtggctcggtgtttgaactgttaGCAAGTTAAGTACTAACATCAAAGATCGGGTGGTTTACTGCAGAAGcttgatattccagagtggaagtgggagcgtatcaccatgaattttgtagttaggctcccatAGACCTTGAGGAGATTCGACGCTATGTGGGTCATTGTGGACAGACAGACCAAGAGGGTGTTTgcctaagcttataagctggtcaaactggcttatattactttttggcttatctacgcgtttggtaaacatccaaagtgcttataagctaaaattagccataagtcataagttggtcaccCCCAACTTATGGCTTTTTAGCTTATAAACATTTTTAGTTTGACCAAGGTTTTTTACTAGTTTATccttaataatattttctaattCACAAAATATTTGTATCAAAATAAATTTTCTAACTCTCTTTTTATTCCAGATTCATTGTTCATCTTTTTCTTTACAAAGAAACTTTATAATTGATAATCTTTTGTAAAGCTTTTAAGGATATTTTAGTCATTTTAATAACAGAACACTTTATCAGTACATTTCTACCAAACACTTCAACTACTTATTATCAGTTTCAGCACGTCTATCCAAACACATAAATGCTTATTTAAaaaatcagtttcagcacttaaacATATTTTTTAGCACTTCAAGCTTATCAGCTATTTACAATCACCTAATCCAAATAAGCTCATAATTTTTCAGCTTATAGGCACTTTTGCTTTGACCAGATATTTTACCATACTACCCCTGATATTATTTTGTCGTCCCCAAATACCCTTACTGAAATCCTCTGACCCTGTCGTAGACTTCTCTCTCTTACCTTCTATGACTTCTTTTAGACACAGAAACATCATCATTGCAATTAAGATTTCTTACGGCTCCTCTACATAGACTAAAATCAAATTTCCATTTGGATAAGAGATCTCTTGTAAATCACCCTTCTTCATCTCCTTAACGTTTTAAGATTCATTTAAAACATAGTTATTTCTGTGGTTGCTTGTTTCCCAGACTCTTTAAGTTCTCTGTGTTTCTATCCAAATATGAACACCTTCTATTTTCCATTCTACGAAAACGTTTGCCTATGAAATACCAATGAAGAAAATAATAAACTTAAAGTTCAGAGACCTTAATGATATATTTGGAAAAAAATCGAAGAAGTGATCTATTTATGATTATAAGCTTTAATTTTGAACTTAATATTTCATGTACTGTTTAAGTATATATTTTACTAACAGACTTTAGTGAAATCATTAATTTTCGTTTATAGGTTATGATTGTACGTTAACTTATCATAGAAGAAACTTATATTTACAACCAAAAAAATTATGTAATCAATATTGTGTTAAAAATTATAAAAGACTTAAATTATTTTTGATttgaatcaatatatatatatatatatatatatatatatatatggaatttAAAATCTTGTAAAAATTACGTCCTTATTAGTGTAACAGCTTTAAGGGCGTTTAGGTTATTTTAACATAAAAGTTGCTTATCAGCACTCTTTTGCTATACACTTCAATTGCTTATTATCAGTTTCAGCATTTTTATCCAAACACataactgcttatttattaaaTCGGTTTCAGCatttaaaagtgcttttcagcactTATTGCTTATCAGCTACTTTAGATCAACTATGCCAAACGGGCtccaagtctgcacacttcaaAAAATTATGTAATCAATATTGAGCTGAGCACGGTATTTCATCCCCGGGCAGATGGGCGGTTCGAGCGCACTATTGAGACCTTGGAGGACATGTTATGTgcatgtgttattgattttgggggttcatgggatcagtgtCTACCGCTAGTAGAGTtcacctacaacaacaactattagtcgagcatccagatagcCTTATATGAGGGCTTATATGGGAGGCTATTTCGTTCTCTGGTTGATTGGTTTGAGCTTggggaggctaggttgttgggcactAATTTTGTTTGAGATGCTTTGGAGAAGTTAAAGTTGATTTAGGATCGGCTTCGTACATCGCAATTCAGGTAGAAGAGTTATGTTGATCGAAAGGCTCGTGATATGGCATTTATGGTAGATGAGAGGGTTCTACTCAGAGTTTCAcgcatgaagggtgtgatgaggttcggggAAGAAGGGAAATTTGAGCCCTCgtatattggtccttttgagattcttgagagagttagtgaggtggcctacagacttgcattgccacccatCTTATCAGGATTTCACTCAGTGTTACATGTTTTCATGATCTAAAAGTACTATGGAGATCCGTCAGATGTGTTACATTTCAGCTCATTGCAATtcgacaaggatttgacttatgttaAGGAGCCGGTGACTATTTTGGACAAACAAGTCCGAaaattgaggtcaaagaacattgcatcggtgaaggttcagtggagaggtcaaccaattgaggaggcgacttgggagaccaagcATGATATACGGAGTCGTTATCCTCATCCTTTTGGTACTTCATATATGTCTTTATACTCATTCGCAgtcgaacatttgtttaagaggggagaaTATAATGATCCGACCGGTGGTTTTGTATATTTGAGCCTCGTTTTCTCTTGTGAAGCTTTCCGTATGTGTATTTgtgattttatgacttgcgggggtGGTTGGATTCATTTAGGGGAGGTTTTGGTTTGAGTTGGATAAATTGGTTCTTACTTTGGAAGCATAAGTTGGAAATGTTGACCCATGTTTTACTTTTGTGAAAATGAATTCTTTTGATTGTTCCAGTAtgttcatatggtgattttggacatcGGCGTATGCCCGTTTTCGGATTCGGATTTTCCTAGGTTGAGTTTGCTCTTTTGTCGAAAGTtagcaatttgaaggtttagaaatATCCTAAGTTTCACCATAGGTTGACTTTATGGCTATATCAAACATTATTTTCGGGACTTAGAATATATACGTCATTTGGAACTTTTCTGCAaagtttggtgtcattccgagttggTTTGGTAGGAATCTGATGCTTGGTTGTGATTTTAGCGATTCTTGAATTTCTTTGAAATTTCTATGTATTTTGGTGTCAAATTTGTGGTTCCAGATATTATTTTGGTTTttgagttcgtatgatatttttatacttgtgtggatgtttggtgtggagcccgatggcttgggtgagtttcagatgtgtTTCGAAATGATTTGGACTTGTTTCAGGTTGCTGGTGTGTTGGTGCTGCAgttgtcgcaattgcgagcacCATCATCACAATTGTGAAGAAGGCTGTGGGTGtaggtatcgcaaatgcgatgtcatGATCGAAATTAAGAAGGTTGGACTTTGGATATGtgagtcgcaattgcgacaattCGGCCGTTTTTGCGAAGGGGCctgagttcgcaaatgcgaagtctatGCCGCATTTGCGACATCCCCTATGTTCAATAGGCGCCACATTTGCGATAGGTCTTCTGCATTTAAGAGGGTTCACAATTCCTGGTCATTTGTGATATTCGCAGCTGAACAAAAGTTTGGAATTTCGAGACATAGTCTCATTTTATCACACTTAGGAGCCCTAGACTCGGTGAGAGGCGATTGTAGGAGGAGAATTTCATCCCAAATTATTAGGTAAGTGAttttgatccacttttgattatataacatgattatttatgagatttaacATCTAAATCATGAGATTTGAAGAGAAATTTTGGAGAttttttactatgttttaaaaaataaaatttgagatttgaaagCCGAATTGGACGCACATTTGAAAACCAAATACATAAATGGACTTGTGGGGTTATGGGTAGTTGAGATCTTCCCTTCGGCTCGAAT contains:
- the LOC104221103 gene encoding uncharacterized protein; its protein translation is MTLYKRMESKYREYRSNHRMMVKIVGEDGQFQALHDKIKKKDEELKEKYEEIMRAIGQCSMLEETLRSKEDELEVSKGVMAENTDLRAQVASLIVDLEQSEARVVTLGAELSTRVEELNLAERTRMSTVVEATTLEGIQRVCRSEQASETETSALKLERLEELIKGLEAKLYGLNEQVITLKAEKEKQQVQPSTSHTSADPSVSRELYKM